A single region of the Polyodon spathula isolate WHYD16114869_AA chromosome 40, ASM1765450v1, whole genome shotgun sequence genome encodes:
- the meis3 gene encoding LOW QUALITY PROTEIN: homeobox protein Meis3 (The sequence of the model RefSeq protein was modified relative to this genomic sequence to represent the inferred CDS: deleted 1 base in 1 codon) yields MDAVSLAGFGDPHGGRTLQHHPLSQGSPYGHGGPHRAGLPPGMGGNDVLKREKDEIYGHPLFPLLALIFEKCELATCSPRDGSGSFPGGDVCSSDSFNEDIAVFAKQIRSEKPLFSSNPEIDNLMIQAIQVLRFHLLELEKVHDLCDNFCHRYITCLKGKMPIDLVMDDRDGGSKSDMEDFTGSCTSLSDQNHSWIRDQEDVASTHSGTPGPSSSGLASHSGDNCSEQDPLDHSAASPSTGDDDDLDRDKKRNKKRGIFPKVATNIMRAWLFQHLSHPYPSEEQKKQLAQDTGLTILQVNNWFINARRRIVQPMIDQSNRSGQGTPYSPDGQPMGGYIMEGQQHMGIRPPGLQGMASLGSEYPGGGMGLGLAQPGYPPGPLAPHAAPSLRHPPSLHSYPPPHPAMLLHGPPGAHGAHHVLSATSPGEQLLGGQSMDIHAH; encoded by the exons ATGGACGCGGTGTCCCTAGCCGGGTTCGGAGATCCCCACGGCGGCAGGACCCTGCAGCATCACCCGCTGAGCCAGGGGTCTCCGTACGGTCACGGCGGTCCTCACAGAGCGGGGCTGCCGCCGGGAATGGGGGGTAACGACGTGCTCAAGAGAGAGAAAGACGAGATCTACGG GCACCCGCTGTTTCCTTTACTTGCCCTCATATTTGAGAAGTGCGAGTTAGCTACCTGCTCCCCGCGGGACGGCTCCGGATCCTTCCCCGGGGGGGACGTCTGTTCCTCGGACTCG TTCAACGAGGACATCGCGGTCTTTGCCAAGCAG ATACGCTCAGAAAAACCGTTATTTTCTTCGAATCCTGAAATTGATAATTTG ATGATTCAAGCCATACAAGTTCTCCGATTCCACCTGCTGGAGTTAGAAAAG GTTCATGATCTGTGTGATAATTTCTGCCATCGCTACATCACCTGTCTGAAGGGGAAGATGCCCATCGATCTGGTGATGGACGATCGGGACGGTGGCTCCAAATCAGACATGGAGGATTTCACTGGGTCCTGCACCAGCCTGTCTGATCAG AATCACTCCTGGATCAGGGACCAGGAAGATGTCGCCTCCACTCACTCTGGCACCCCTGGGCCCTCCAGCAGCGGCCTGGCATCCCACAGCGGAGACAACTGCAGCGAGCAGG ACCCCCTGGATCACAGCGCTGCCTCCCCCAGCACCGGAGATGATGACGACCTTGACAGAGACAAGAAGAGGAACAAGAAGAGAGGCATCTTCCCCAAAGTGGCGACCAACATCATGAGAGCCTGGCTCTTCCAGCACCTCTCG CACCCATACCCTTCAGAAGAGCAGAAGAAGCAGTTGGCTCAGGACACTGGCCTCACCATCCTTCAGGTCAACAACTG GTTCATCAATGCCCGGCGACGCATCGTCCAGCCCATGATTGACCAGTCGAACCGCTCGG GTCAGGGCACTCCCTACAGTCCTGACGGGCAGCCAATGGGAGGCTACATCATGGAGGGACAGCAGCACATGGGGATCCGCCCACCAG gtctaCAGGGAATGGCATCTCTGGGTTCGGAGTACCCCGGGGGTGGAATGGGGCTTGGCCTGGCCCAGCCCGGATACCCCCCAGGCCCACTGGCCCCCCATGCAGCCCCCTCGCTGCGGCACCCCCCCTCCCTGCACTCCTATCCCCCACCACACCCCGCCATGCTGCTGCACGGTCCCCCTGGTGCACACGGAGCCCACCATGTGCTGTCAGCCACAAGCCCGGGGGAGCAGCTGCTGGGGGGGCAGAGCATGGATATCCACGCGCACTAG